The DNA region tcaaaaacaataaaatttgaacatctcaaaattagttttaaaactTTATAAGAATTTCCAGCAAGTCTAAAATctctataaataattataaaactttcaaatttcagcaaaagttttaaaaaatattgaatatattaacTTTGATCACTCAATAATATTCAATTCCATAATATAAACATTATCACCGCCATGtgatatttagttttatttattataatttataactactttttaaactaaaatttgacCGCGTttcacaataatttttttttatataactccATAAAAATAGGATTAAGTAAATGATTTTTTACAAAGAAAAAGCATACATGTTTCTTTGAATCTAGGTATCCAATCTCCATAAAATCTAGGGCCttgatagaattaaaaaaatattttttcctctctctcattctttattataatcaaaatactaaaaatacatcttattttaaattattattttttatttatattttaatacatttaaagtttttttactcaaaaatatttttacctccttaaaattattacaaatcattattttttaaataattcaaatattttaaaaaaccctTAATGAAACAAGCCCATATAACTTATATTTCAGTATAAATTGTGTTTTTGTTTCTACttaagtattatttttgtttttagttttaataattacTATTATTCCACTTACTTTTAGAAATGTTTgacttattattttaactacATATTATTTACTTGGTGAATGTAAAGtgttaaataaacaaatatatttgatGTTCTCAAGTTCCTTATTAGGGTGTTTTAAAAAAGAGTCTTTCCAATATAAATTTTACTtaggtaaaataaaattaatgaaactcaaaacttttaatttgtaagtttaatttgaatttggtaCGAGTGCATTATAATTTTTCGTATATAACaataaaacaatacaaaaacacAAGTGTTCAGCTTGTTACCAAACACACTCAAAACACAATGAGATTAATAATTTGAgaacactaataaaaaaaaagtaaacaaaaaatGTTTACAAAcgaataaatataacataaaatctaGTTTTAACGAAGATCATAAAAAGATCTATGAGTTCATCGATCGTCTCCACCAATTTTTTAGAGCTCGtatcgtcataataataacgtTGTTGAGTAGACGCATTGATCAACTGCGGTCACTAAACactatattattctttttaagtcaaatagtttattaaaaaataataaaaatatggattCATCGACTCAATTCAACCGAGCTCgcaatttttatcaaaaatatctCAACAAGCGACCAAATATACAATCAACTAGTAAAAAGTTTCACATATATCAAGTATTTCAAACTTATTACATTTTAttccttaaaataaaatacaaacttAAAATCAATTTAAGTTATGAATTGTAGAGATAATattaactttgtaaattaaataataaaaattaagtcacaaaataatttgatgtataaataataaataatgagtCAAATCAAAAGTGAGTGAAGATTGAAATAACATCAATTATGATAGAAAACAACGTTGAGTTggtaagttaaataattaaatgtttataaaaaaaaacaaataaaaaaatgtgaattaaatAATCGAAACAGTGGAAATTGAGAGTGAAGGCGGTGAGAGAAGCATTTCTCGGTCTCATCATCATGTGAAATGAAAACTGCTGTGAGctagttgaagaagaagaagatgcgaTGTCACTCCATAAACAACTtctgtgaagaagaagaagattcgcTTATCCGATCTTCCAGGTTTTGAGTTCTACGCTTTCTATCATCTTTCAATCTCCGAAATATGGAGATCTTATGGCCTTTGATCGTTATCGGATTCGCTTATGCAATCTGTCGCTTCCTACTCATGCTTATACCTCCCAATGTACCTTCAATCGATGTCGATGCTTCTGACAGTAAGTTCTCTATCACTCTCATTCATCCACATGTTGCATTCGGTGACTTATACTGATGCGATTAACTACTATGACAGTGCTAGATGACGGTAGTCAGACGAAGGAGAACAGCTACATTTATGTGAGTTTCTTAAACGATTGTTGTTTTCACCACTTTATTTGCCTTTTCATCGCGTAAATGGATCTGATTAGTGGCGGATGCGGATTTCAGTTTCACTTAGTTCTGCATTCATGACTGCGAGTGGAATCTCCATTACATGATATTTGTAATTTCTCTGCTTTCCTCTTGCAACTTATCTTGTTTGATGCCTGGAGAAAACATGTTATGCAGATTCCTTCGAAAAGGCAGACGGACAAAGTTCAGTGTTATGAACCTGCAACAATGAAATATCTAGGCTATTTTTCAGCATTGAAGCCAGATGAGGTTAGTACAGTTTCTTATAAAAGcgtatatatatagtttaatgaCTTACCAAACTAGTTTATGTTATCTCCTACTTACTGTGCTGATGGAAGGAAGTGAAGTGAAGCATTTAGTTGTTGAATCCTAGAACAGAAGTATACGTCTACATACTGTTTTGATTGTTAGATTATCTCTTTCTGTTGCATGTTTCCTTCAAATTCTTTTTACTAGGTTTTCATTCCGGTCACACTACTCAATCCTCTAATGTTAGGTTCTTGCTGCATAACACTGGATTCCGGTGTGTCATGCTGCTTCTTGTCATTAACTTAATGATGTATAGTGTCTATCTATCTGCTTATACAAACAAACCTGCATTGATGTATGTATTCAGCGAGTTTTCTATATGTGCATATATACAATAATGAACTCTGGCTAAATGCTTTCCAGGTGAAGGAACGTGTAGCCCAAGCTAGGAAGGCACAAAAGACGTGGGCAAAAAGTAGCTTCAAGCAGAGACGTCAGTTTTTGCGGATTCTCCTGAAATACATTATCGAGCATCAGAAACTTATATGCGAGTAAGGAAATAATGATAACAAAAGTGGATGTTtgattatacatttttattgaatatGTTTCTTTTGGCCTTAGGAAATGGTATCCCAGGTAATACCTGGAAACTAAATCAACCTCATTTGTATGTGTCTTAGAAACTATTCAACACATATTAAAGAGAAAGTGCAGTATGAATTATTTAGGAAAATATGCAGTCAGTTGCTTTCTTTGTCATTTATCCTTTTTGTTCTAAATATTTTCTTCAGCTTCCGTGTCTTTTCTTCTAGTACCACTTTCATTTCTatgttataaacaaattttttaatgcTTCTAGTTATAACCCTAGAGACTACTTCATGTTCTAATTCATGTTGCTTGAATCAGAATCTCATCACGTGATACTGGAAAAACAATGGTAGATGCCTCTTTGGGGGAGATAATGACCACATGCGAGAAAATCACTTGGCTTCTATCCGAGGGGGAAAGATGGCTAAAGCCTGAATACCGGTATATTTAGCAATACTCAATTCCTTTTCTTCTTAATAGTTGATTTTCTCACCAACTAAAATTTACAGCATGGTCTATAATCTGGGTTTTATCTTATGTTTTCTTCTTTGCAATGAACTAGTATCTTGTCAATGATGGTATGTGTCCACTGTGTCTAAGTAGCATGTGTCATTGAAGGTTTTTTCCATTTTTCCTTGTCAACAGGAATgttcattttcttattttgtattCCAAGACCTCAGCCAAAATTATGCACAAGCTATCATTTAGTTTTCCTGGATGACTTCcagaagaaaatatatttttcattatccCTTGTGAAATTGATTCACTTTGATATGATGCATATCAGGTCATGTGGTAGATCAATGCCTCACAAGAAGGCAAAAGTGGAATTTTACCCACTTGGTGTAATTGGTGCTATTGTCTCATGGAATTACCCCTTCCACAACATACTAAATCCAATGCTAGCAGCAGTCTTTTCAGGAAATGGTATTGTCGTAAAGGTGTGTTTgaacaaataaatcaaaataaagagCCTACTTTTGAGTTTCAACTGCGTCTATACAAATTTTCTCTCTGCAGAAAGTGAACAtgcattattataatatagccTGGATGCATTTGATATATAAATGCCACCTCTGAATTAAAAGAGATTTTTCGGTCTCTTTAATCAAGATCCAAGAAGAGGAGATATAACTTTTCCTAGTTGAGTTGCAGCTGACTGGATTAAAAATGTCTATATTGTTTTTCTAATGTCAAGCTTAACTAATTCATAAGCTTATCCACCTACTGGATAATGCTCTTATGCTTCTACTGCTTATAACAGCATGGGGTGGGGGATCCAGATTGATAGTCTTCAGTGGTCAAGATAAAATATATCGATTTAGGGCTATTTGGAAAGTTGTATAATAAAACATgaagatttttattaaattgtggGGGTTGAAAGGTTTGGAAATGAGTGTGCTACAAACCACGTTATTATGCTATATATGCATACCATGAATGTATCTTGCACTTGGTAGCTTCCTTTGTTCATTTATCCAATCTACTTTCCTTTAAGTGCCATTCATTGTTACTAAAATACTTGGTAATTTTTAACATTCATCAGCTTTTGGTGTTATACTGAGATACTAATAACACTAATCTTTCCATTTTCTAGGTCCATCTTTTCCACTCATTCTTATGTCTTTATTGTATTGTTTAAGCTAATGTCTGTATTTACAGATCATAAAAAAAGGTTATCTTTGAAATAGGCCAATAAACAATGTGAAGCATCTGTTGTTTGTAGATTTCAGAACATGCTAGTTGGTCTGGATGCTTCTATATTAGAATCATTCAAGCAGCCCTTGAAGCTGTTGGAGCTCCAGACAATTTGGTTGATGTGATTACAGGGTATGCTAATAAAACTTTCCTGTCTCTTTAGTTGATTCTGGTTATTAAACTCTATCAGGTGTTTGCAGATTTGCCGAAACAGGAGAAGCACTTATATCTTCAGTTGACAAGATTATATTTGTTGGTTCCCCTGGCGTTGGTAGATTGGTACTTCCTCTTTTCTATTTTGTCTTGATTTTCAATATCCAATTTTAGTTATCATAATTATAACCTTCATTTTCTGTACTCTATTGCTCTATATTGTTGTAATTTTAGGTTGgctttcaaatatttaatcttttgaGGAAAAATATATGCAAATAGTATGATGTAAGAAATAACCAAACTGTCATAAGTTAAGAACTGTAAAGTCAACATAAGACAAATTATTGCCTTGTTTAATCtatggttatttgaataaccttgTTTGGCATAGGTTATATGGGTAAAAAGACATTaggggtattaatatataatgaaaaagtaatttaaatttttcagagggtattttggttaatgtttgaattatttgagtGATGAGTAGATTGTTGACTGGATAGTCCCAAATatcccacatcaaacaaggcctaagtatTAATATTCTTCTTCTCGTTAGATATTACCCTGGACTTCAATATACCCATGAAGAAAgcagttattatttgtcaagTCCCAATTTTTGAACTGATTGCCTCACAAACCATACAAAATATGTTGATATACCTTCTCAATCAACACTCTTTGTAATGATTTAATGAAATATACAGGACGTCTTCTGTCTTTGCATCGTATTTTGTTgcttagtttattattatttatcctGATTATGCTGCATATCTATGAATCTTGTGCTTAGATTGTGTTAATCATATTTTCTGTTATTCCAGATCATGAAGAATGCTTCTGAGAATCTCACACCTGTAACACTTGAACTTGGAGGGAAGGATGCATTTGTGGTTTGTGACGATGTAGATGTGCCACATGTATGTATAATTTGTCCCCTTATTAGGATTCCAAGGACTACAGCAGAGTTACAAGTTCTTCTTGTTGATTAGGTTACCCAAATTGCTGTAAGGGCTGCGCTTCAATCAAGTGGACAGAATTGTGCTGGGGCTGAGAGATTTTATGTGCACCAAAACATTTATGCTGAATTTGTTGCTGAAGTGGTGAAAATAGTCACATCTGTCACTGCTGTAAGTGAACAAATCCACTTGCTTTGGTTAGATGAGGCATCTGCTCATGTCACATTTCTCCTTATCCcatcatcattcaaatcattaaccaaaattccaaattaacctttattttttataacattttatatattaatacaatgGAT from Impatiens glandulifera chromosome 5, dImpGla2.1, whole genome shotgun sequence includes:
- the LOC124939748 gene encoding aldehyde dehydrogenase 22A1, yielding MEILWPLIVIGFAYAICRFLLMLIPPNVPSIDVDASDMLDDGSQTKENSYIYIPSKRQTDKVQCYEPATMKYLGYFSALKPDEVKERVAQARKAQKTWAKSSFKQRRQFLRILLKYIIEHQKLICEISSRDTGKTMVDASLGEIMTTCEKITWLLSEGERWLKPEYRSCGRSMPHKKAKVEFYPLGVIGAIVSWNYPFHNILNPMLAAVFSGNGIVVKISEHASWSGCFYIRIIQAALEAVGAPDNLVDVITGFAETGEALISSVDKIIFVGSPGVGRLIMKNASENLTPVTLELGGKDAFVVCDDVDVPHVTQIAVRAALQSSGQNCAGAERFYVHQNIYAEFVAEVVKIVTSVTAGPPLGGKYDMGAICMQEHSERLRSIVNDALEKGAEIVGRGSVGNIAAGAVDQYFPPTVIVNVDHTMKLMQEEAFGPIMPIMKFSSDDEAVKLANDSKYGLGCAVFSGNQKRAKLIASKLHCGVAAINDFASSYMCQSLPFGGVKDSGFGRFAGVEGLRACCLVKAVVEDRWWPYVKTKIPKPIQYPVAENGFEFQESLVEVLYGLNVWDRLRALVNVLKVLTEHNTPATNKKSN